AGTTTATAGGATTCAGGAATGAAGTAGATAGAGCGATGTTCTTTGAGAAGATAGGTAATGTTATAAATTTAATTAAAGAAGAAATAGGCGGTAAGTATATAATTGAGAATGAAGTGGCAATTTAAGGATTGACTTAAAAAGTAAGAGAGTTGATGAAGAAGTATAAATAGTGCTGATGGTGTTAGATAAACGTAAGAGACGTTAATTTAAATAAGTCTATTGATATTGATAAATATAGTGATTTTTAGCCAGTGGTAATAGCCCCCTGAGGTAACCTTGATTTAGCTAAGCAAGACTTAGAAAAAATAGAATAGTTATTTATATGGTAGTATTTTTATGAATAGTAAAATAGGATAGGGGTACAAATGGAAAAACAAGGATGGGTATCAGTTTGGTTAGGTAATACTAAAGAGGGAGATTCTATAAGTGAGTATGTAGATTTAACGTATGATGAGGTTGGGGAGTCTGTAACGTCGAAATTTTTTATTGATTTTAGTATAGATATGGATGAGATAGATGAAGATACTATCGAAAAAGTGGTGTATGGGAAAAGTAGTAGTGATATTCATATATTATTGGAAGGATGTTCTTATGAGGAGGTTGTAATTCCTAAAATTAAGAAAGAAAGTGATTTAAAAAAGCCATATAATACGGTTATTTTAATATATAATTTTAAGTATAGTAATGAAATTAATTATACAAGATACTTTGATTTTATTGGTAGTGTGGAATATGAGTAGGATTAGTTAGGGTAGAGGATGGGTATATATGAGTAAAGTTTTTGAAGATAAATTCAGTGAGTTGCAAGCAGATATGGTATCAATTTGTTTAGAGTATGTGGAAGATAAAGCAGATGAGATATACATATATTGTTCTTTTGAAGGGAATTTTATGTCGTGTAATTTCTTTTATCGTATTAACGGAAAAGTTGTTCATAAGCATAAAATAAACGACGCTATTGATAATAATGGAAGTTTTCAGTATGGTACTTCTAGTGAAAGACAGCGTGGTGTATTGAATATAATTAATGAAGACATTAAGAAAATGGGTAAATTGTGTGAGGAATATAATAGAGATATGCCTACCGAGATTAAGTTAATTTATAATGTAGCTAACAATGGTTTAAAAGCAGACTATAGATACGATATGGTATATTCTAGTGATCCTGATAAAGTTGGGTCTGATATATTTTTGGAGTGGTTTGAGGAAATAAAATCTAATATGTAGAAACGAACCTCGATCGGCTGGGTGAAGCCTTTCGGGGTTGATTTTTTTTAGGAGAGCGAGGTGATAATAGATACTTTTTGAGAGTGGAAGAGTAAGTATGTTAATTTTAGGGGGCTTGTACAGTATTTTCGACTTATAATAGTAGTCAAAAATATCATAAACCATAGCTGATTTAAAGGAGATGAACTGATATGGCTAAATGGGAGAAATCTTTATTAGAGGTAGAAAAGGTATTAAGTAAGTTTAGTATTTCCTTAAATAAAGGTGTTGTATTTGGCAATTAATTTTTGTATGAAATGGCAATTAAGGAAATACGAAGATCCGTATTTATATCCATACGCCATGAGCTTGACACGGAGCCTCTGTGGTCATGAGATTAGGCACCACGGCAAGCTTGTAGCTTGCCTGGCATAGTAGCCTATCATGACCACCTCTCCGTATAAAGCCGTGATTATTCATGATTAGATGCATACGCTTAATTGCCAAAAGATACATTTTTTAAATGCCATAAACAGGTGTTAGTGAGAGTGATATTTTACTGCTAGATGAAAATGTAAAAAAAAGATTAGGTAGTAGTAAACTAACGGCAGGGTATAAAGATTTTTTACGAAAAACAAATGGTTTGGTATTTAATGGTGTAAATGTATATGGAGTAGATGAGGAATTTATTCAAAATGGTGGTGATCATGTAGAGGGGTTTATAGATAATAATGAAGTTTGGCGAGAGGAAGATGATGAGAATAAGTATTTGTACTATGGGGATTCTGATGTAGCTTGGTTTTGTTATGACATGATTGATGGTGATTATGTTGAGCTTGATAAACCGTCAGCAAGTTTAATGAGAAAGTTTGATAGTTTTGATGATATGTTGAATACAATGTTGAAACTTGTGGTGTAGGATTTAATGTTAGAAGATGTATTAAACCTAAGATTATAATGGCGAGATAATAAAGTACATAGAATAATGAGGCTGGGACAAAACCCAGTTTAGTTTACACCGCCCTTTTTATAATGACACAAAACGCTTCCGACTATCATTTTTGATAATCGAAAGCGTTTTTTTGCTGTTGAGGAACCGTTATGTCCCAGCCTCTTTTGATACAGTCCCTTTTTCAGCACTAATTTTATCATGTATGATCTGTAAGTTATTTAGTGAAAAATGGTTATAGGTATATACTCTTTTAAACACCTTAGCTGCAGACGCCGTCTTAGACATGTCTTTTTTTACTCACTCTCGATTGTTACATTTTCGCTTTCGGTATCTGGGCTATCTAACATGAAAGAAATTAATGAATCGCCAGTACGCGTGAGGAAAGTACCAAATCGATTCGACCCGCTCACAGGGAAACGTTCCATGTTCATTCCAGAAAAATTAGTACCAAAGAATTGTACTGATACACTTTCATTAGAAAATTCAATATCTATTTCTTCACTTTGAGTTAGTAATTGTTCCATTTCCGTATTATTTCCGTATTCATCAAGAACGATATTTAATGTATATTCACCTAAATTTATTTCTTCAGCATATTCCTCGGCATGTTTGACAATATCTTGGTCAGATATATCCACGACATCCTCTATCTTAAGATCTCCATTATCCTCATAGTCATAATATTTCACCACGCCTTCTTCGAACGTAATTACTATATTGATAACTGTATTTCTCGATAGCTCGTCCCCTCTACTACCAATCCAAACAGGGTATTCCTCAAGGGCATCACTTAATGGTAAAACATTATCAGGTGAGCCGTCTTGGGGACCATCACTATCATGAGCCGGATTATTATTGGACGCCTCCCCACCATTAACGCAAGCTGTTAAAACTAGCATAGCGGAAATTATCCCAATC
The Salipaludibacillus sp. LMS25 DNA segment above includes these coding regions:
- a CDS encoding immunity 22 family protein, which codes for MEKQGWVSVWLGNTKEGDSISEYVDLTYDEVGESVTSKFFIDFSIDMDEIDEDTIEKVVYGKSSSDIHILLEGCSYEEVVIPKIKKESDLKKPYNTVILIYNFKYSNEINYTRYFDFIGSVEYE
- a CDS encoding DUF600 domain-containing protein, encoding MSKVFEDKFSELQADMVSICLEYVEDKADEIYIYCSFEGNFMSCNFFYRINGKVVHKHKINDAIDNNGSFQYGTSSERQRGVLNIINEDIKKMGKLCEEYNRDMPTEIKLIYNVANNGLKADYRYDMVYSSDPDKVGSDIFLEWFEEIKSNM